TTGTCGTCGCATTTTGCACAAGTGTCGTGTTGCACTTTTTTTTACGGACCCAAGCGAGCGCGGTCGCTGAATCGGAATACACAGGTGTCGTCTCATCACCCTTTTCCTTTAACATCGCGAGCGCATGGACAATCGCAAGGAATTCGCCGATATTGTTCGTCCCCTCCTGAAAGGGCCCTTCATGAAAAATGAGCTTTCCCGTCTCCGTATCCACGCCTTGGTATTCCATCACGCCAGGATTGCCGCTACAAGCCGCATCCACGCTAATGCTTTTACTAATATATGTGGAGTTTGTGCTCTTTTTCTTCGAGGTTGAAAAAGAATCCTTTTGTTTCACACCCGCTCTTTTACTCGTATCCCCTTTGAAAGCTACCTCTGCCTCTTGGCGTGTTGGGAAGGATTTAAAAGCAGCACCCGAATAGCCTTTAATTTGCTTTTCACAATCCGCCCAGCTCGTATAAATGCCCGGCTTTCGACCTTTCCAAACCGTATAATATTTTGATTTAGCCATTGTATCTTGCTCCTTTTCGTTCACCGAATTCATCGTAATTCCTGATGCATTATATCACACAGACATAAGCTTTCACGCCAAGACAGCCAAATAGATTATTGGTGTGTCATATGTCGTCGTTTTGCACCAACCCAAACTCTCTGACTCAACTTTCGCACCTTTTATTTGGCAGGCACGCTTAGCAATCACTGGGTAAACCTACAATATAACGTTGTCGTTGCTTTTTATACAAGCTGCCGTACGATCGCTTTCATCCTAAAGGGCATAACTCAAAAAGCTTCGTCGTGACTTCTTTTCACCCTACGGGTACAAGTGCAACATCGATTCGAAAGGACCTCATCGTGTTTTCTTTGCCGTTGGAGTCTCGCTAGTGGCATCTTTGAGTGATGATATGATATGAATCAAAACGCAGAAACAAACATCAGCGTAGTCAACATACGTAGACTCCTACGGGAACAGCGCGAGCTGAAGATCCCGCAGGAAAGCTTTTGCTTTCCGAGAAAGCTGAAGCCGTGCCCGTGGAAAGCGAAGTATTTTGACGAAGCAGTCGTGATTTATGGGCACTGGCTTTTGCTTTGTTAAAAAAGAGCCCTCTCGCAAAGAGGGGCTCATCGTTTTTCTTTTCTGTTGTTAAGTGTTCGGTTGCTCGTCAAGTGAAGAATCCTTACGAATGAAAAAGGCAAGGACAAAAGCAATAAGAGAAAAACCGGTTGCAACGACGAAGGCATCGTTAATGCCTTGGACTTGAGAAACTTGCCCTAAGTGAACGATGGCTTCTTTATCCATCCCAGCAGTCGCATGGCTTTCCCCGTAAGCTTTTGCACTATTGGTCATCACGGTAACTAAAAAGGCGGTTCCGATCGCACCAGACATTTGTCTCATCGTATTCGCCATCGCTGTTCCATGCGAATTAAGACGATTAGGCAAGGCGTTGAGTCCTGCTGTCATAATGGGCATCATCAGCATTGACATGCCAAACATACGCAACGAATAGATAATAATCATATGTGTGTACGTCGTTTCTAAATCCAATTGCGCAAAATCCCATGTTGTCCAAGTCGTGATACCCAGTCCAACAACCGCGAGCCATCGTGCGCCGACTTTATCAAAAATCTTCCCTGTAATTGGTGACATAATGCCCATTAAAATCGCGCCGGGTAACAGAAGCAAGCCTGATTCCAATGGAGAAAATCCACGAACATTTTGCAAGTAAAGCGGAACAAGAATCATCGCAGAGAACATCGCCATCGTTAAGACGATATTAATAATTGTCGTCAAGCTAAACATCTTATAAGAAAAGACATCAAATCGCAAGATCGGGACGTCTAAACGATTTTGCAGCACGATAAACCAAACAAGAACGACCGCTCCTACGATTAATGAGCCTAAAACAACTGGGTCTGTCCAGCCATTTGTTCCTGCGGAGCTAAATCCGTAAAGCAAGCCTCCAAACCCAATTGTTGAAAGAATGACACTAGGAATATTGACCTTTGGAAAGGTTTGCTCTGTTACATTACGCATATAAATAAGTCCAAAAACAAAACTAATGAGAGCAATTGGCAAGACAACATAAAATAAAGAGGACCAATGATAATTTTGGACAAGCCATCCCGATAAGGTTGGACCAACAGCTGGGGCAAACACCATGGCGATGCCTACTGTTCCCATCGCTGCTCCACGCTTTTCATATGGAAACGAGGATAGGATAACGACAGTCATAAGAGGCATCATAATGCCGGCACCTATCGCCTGAATGATGCGACCAATCATAAGAACTTCAAAAATTGGTGCAAGCGCACATACGAGTGTACCGATCGCAAAGGAGCCCATCGCTGTTAAAAACAACTGCCTCGTACTGTAACGCTCCATCAAAAATGCAGTTATCGGAATTAAAACACCGTTAACGAGCATATACACAGTCGTTAACCACTGCCCAACGGAAGGATTAATATGCAAGTCTTCCATAATCTTCGGCAATGCGACATTGATTAACGTTTGGTTCAAAATTGCTACAAAGGCGCCCATAAT
This genomic interval from Aureibacillus halotolerans contains the following:
- a CDS encoding viroplasmin family protein is translated as MAKSKYYTVWKGRKPGIYTSWADCEKQIKGYSGAAFKSFPTRQEAEVAFKGDTSKRAGVKQKDSFSTSKKKSTNSTYISKSISVDAACSGNPGVMEYQGVDTETGKLIFHEGPFQEGTNNIGEFLAIVHALAMLKEKGDETTPVYSDSATALAWVRKKKCNTTLVQNATTKRLWDLIQRAETWLRTETYHTSLLKWETKQWGEVKADFGRK
- a CDS encoding DHA2 family efflux MFS transporter permease subunit; this translates as MSNKAQGVEDSASPLTSSQRKIVVAVMIMGAFVAILNQTLINVALPKIMEDLHINPSVGQWLTTVYMLVNGVLIPITAFLMERYSTRQLFLTAMGSFAIGTLVCALAPIFEVLMIGRIIQAIGAGIMMPLMTVVILSSFPYEKRGAAMGTVGIAMVFAPAVGPTLSGWLVQNYHWSSLFYVVLPIALISFVFGLIYMRNVTEQTFPKVNIPSVILSTIGFGGLLYGFSSAGTNGWTDPVVLGSLIVGAVVLVWFIVLQNRLDVPILRFDVFSYKMFSLTTIINIVLTMAMFSAMILVPLYLQNVRGFSPLESGLLLLPGAILMGIMSPITGKIFDKVGARWLAVVGLGITTWTTWDFAQLDLETTYTHMIIIYSLRMFGMSMLMMPIMTAGLNALPNRLNSHGTAMANTMRQMSGAIGTAFLVTVMTNSAKAYGESHATAGMDKEAIVHLGQVSQVQGINDAFVVATGFSLIAFVLAFFIRKDSSLDEQPNT